The genome window ATCCTCTGACCAGGGTAACCAATAAGCATCTCCTGCCCATCTTCAACAAGCCGATGATCTTTTATCCCATCGAAACCCTGATCGAGGCCGGGGTGCGCGATATCATGATCGTGACCGGGGGAAACTCGGCTGGCGACTTTCTGACACTTCTCGGCAACGGCGCAGAGTTCGGTCTGAAACACATCAACTATACCTACCAGCAGGGGCACGGCGGCATAGCCCAGGCGCTTTCCCTGGCGGAACATTTCGTGGATGGCGACCGGGTGGTGGTCATACTCGGCGACAATGTTATACAGGGAAGTATAAAAACTGCGGTAGAGAATTTCAAACTTCAGACCCACGGCGCACGCATCATGCTCAAGGAAGTGCCCGATCCCGAGCGGTTCGGAGTCCCCGTTCTTGAAGACAATCGCATTGTCCGTATAGAAGAGAAGCCGCTTAAGCCAAAATCATCCTTTGCGGTGATCGGCATCTACCTTTATGACGACAAGGTGTTCGATTTCATCCGGACGCTCAAACCCTCATCCCGCGGGGAGCTGGAAATTTCGGATGTGAACAACGCCTATATCGCGGAGGGCTGCATGGAATACGAAGTCCTCGATGGCTGGTGGACGGACGCGGGGACATTCAATTCCCTCATACGGGCGAATGTGCTTGTGGCGGAGAAATACGGTTTTTCGGTCTAATAAAGGATAGATTTTTCCCAATACTCAATTGAAAAAAACTTTCCTTGACAAGATAAACTTTATGCATTATTTCAGGTTATGAAGCAAACATCGGCAAATTCAAGGATTCAAAGACAATAATAAATATTTTTTTTAAGTGTTTATATAACAGGGTGTTTCTTTAATAAATATAGGATACAAAGTAACATAATGAATCAAAACAATTTAAAAATTGACGATATTTTAATACGATTTCCTGGGGCTTACCGTTTGGGAGGAGGTAGTCAAAAAGAGGTTTACCTATATGAAGATAAGAATTTAGGGAAGATTGTATTAAAAATAGGGCTTTTTTTTACACCTCAAACACTGGAAAGAATAAAACGGGAGGTGGCTATTCTATGCGAACTTAGCTCTCCTGTTTTTCCAAAACATATTAATTTTGAAGTTATTGATAATATTAGATTCTTGATTTTTGAAGAATACATAGATGGAACCCCGCTTGATGATTGTATCCACGATTATACTACGCCCGAAAAAGCTTTTTCATTACTTTTAATACTATTAAGCGGACTTTCTGAATTATGGCTTAAAAGAGTTGTACACAGGGATCTTAAACCTGCAAATATTATGGTTACGAAAGATGGACCAAGAATTATTGACCTGGGAATTGCTCGTTTTCTTGATTCAACTTCGCTTACTCATACCTTCGCACCATTCGGTCCCTGTACACCTAATTATGCATCTCCAGAACAGTTAGAAAATCGCAAAAGAGATATTGATCATCGTACAGATCAATTTTCTTTAGGAATTGTAATAGGGCAATTGATTTTAGATGGAGAGCACCCTTTCGACCCAAGAATTACGCATCAAGGGAGAAGTATCCCAGAGAATATTTTGACCGGGAATTGGGCTAAGAATCAGATTAGAGATAAAACATCTCCTGCCGAGTATTTTATTATAACGAAACTGCTTGCACCCCAGCCTTATATGCGTTTTAGGCTTCCTAATGAACTAATTAATGCAGTAATTAAAGTTGTAAGAGGTGGCTAATGGCATCAATTTATCATCAGTTAGGCTTTCGTTATAATTGGAGTCTTGACAGTATCGAGTCTGACCATACAGGGGAAGGTATTATTTGTGCTCCTAGATATATGACTCGATCCCGTGTTCAATCTATTAAGGCCGATCTGCGGTCGCGTTCAATTTTTGATCCACAGTTTTATCTACCTCACTCTTCAAGAGGAGGATTAGCAACATACCCATTTTTCCCACAAGTTGTTGCGGGAGGATTCACAACTGCTGACTGGTCACATGATATGGCTTTAGAATGCGCGGATGCTTGCATCAAATTCCAAGACGATTATGGTTTTTCAGCTATTACGGTTCCCACACGGTTTCGGGAGGGAATGCCGTCAGAATTCATCGGAGAACAGGAAGAGCTTTTTATAACTCCTTTTTTAGAAATTGCTAGTCGTCGTCATATAACACGCCCTCTTTTTCTTCAATTAATTGTTACTGATTTTATGATTCGAGACAATTTATACCGAACACAACTGCTAAATTGGATTACTAGCTTTACAGAGCTTAAAGGGATCTATTTGATTTATCATGTACACAACCGCCAAAAGCAACTTTCAGATACGGAGTTTCTTTTAGATCTGATGGGCTTTATTCGCGACATTAAATTAGCAAATCTAAATGTGATAGTTGGGTACACAAATACTGAAGGCATACTACTAACTTGTGCCGGTGTTGACGGAATTACGATGGGTATTTATGAAAATCTACGTATGTTTTCGCCTGATGCCTTTAGGGAACCTGATGAAACACGGAGATATGCACCTAACGTTCGTTTATACATTCCACGACTCATGCAATGGGTCGAGTACCAATATTTGGGGGCCATACGAAGGGTTGTCAGTAATATCAATGAATATATTGAAGATAATCATTATCGAGTAAGTATGTTTCAACCTGAATACAATTGGCACTTTGCAAAACCAGAACCATACAAGCATTTTTTTATTGCATACTCTAATCAATTGAGACGTCTACTTGATGTTCCAGAGGCG of Candidatus Latescibacter sp. contains these proteins:
- a CDS encoding serine/threonine-protein kinase, whose translation is MNQNNLKIDDILIRFPGAYRLGGGSQKEVYLYEDKNLGKIVLKIGLFFTPQTLERIKREVAILCELSSPVFPKHINFEVIDNIRFLIFEEYIDGTPLDDCIHDYTTPEKAFSLLLILLSGLSELWLKRVVHRDLKPANIMVTKDGPRIIDLGIARFLDSTSLTHTFAPFGPCTPNYASPEQLENRKRDIDHRTDQFSLGIVIGQLILDGEHPFDPRITHQGRSIPENILTGNWAKNQIRDKTSPAEYFIITKLLAPQPYMRFRLPNELINAVIKVVRGG
- a CDS encoding sugar phosphate nucleotidyltransferase; protein product: MKGVILAGGLGTRLDPLTRVTNKHLLPIFNKPMIFYPIETLIEAGVRDIMIVTGGNSAGDFLTLLGNGAEFGLKHINYTYQQGHGGIAQALSLAEHFVDGDRVVVILGDNVIQGSIKTAVENFKLQTHGARIMLKEVPDPERFGVPVLEDNRIVRIEEKPLKPKSSFAVIGIYLYDDKVFDFIRTLKPSSRGELEISDVNNAYIAEGCMEYEVLDGWWTDAGTFNSLIRANVLVAEKYGFSV